ACAGAACCTTCCAGCTTTTGAGCATTCATCCTTTTGAGAAAGTTCCTATCCATGAGCTACTTACAGAAACCGACTTCAAATCTTACATGCCTCACAAAAATAACCAATTGATGCTGTGGGACTTATAACCGGACGCTTGTGCTCAAATATCAGCATCTGGTAATACTATTCTCACATACGAAAAAGGAACTAAGGAGTTGAAAGGGAAGTATCTTTTCGATGTACATATTTGTAAGGATTTACCATCAAAGCATGGATATAGTTTTAATTGTGCTGGTGGAACTATTGATGGGATTCCAAAGATTCTTTCCAATATTCTTGATAATGTATCCCCAAACAACCCATCACCCACTCCCCAATGAACCTCTTCAAAACTCTTGCGATGGTCGGATTGGTGGGGTTGATGGGAAATAGGAGCTGGGATATAGGAGATAGAGATCCAACCCGGGTATGATTGCCCACCCCAGCCATCCACCAGAGTCTAAACGGCTAGAGCCTTTTGCCCCATCCCCTCCGACCTAACAGTCTAATAGTCTAACAGTCCAAACCCCTATATTCCGCCACTCCCCAATGAACTTCTTCAAAACTCTTGCGATGGTTGGGTTGGTAAAATACTGAACACAATAATTATGAAATCGAAACAACTGGCAGACGTACTAATCAAGATCCTTGGACTTTCTATGTTTGTCCATTTGGTTGCAAATTCGACACTTTTAATAGGTAGCATTGCCTCACTAATAAGAGTAACTCGTTTGATTAATCAAACCGATTTATCATCTCCTATAGGCTATGGAACAAGTGCTTTATTACAAACCTTCCTAGCTTTTCTTTTGATTACAAAAAGCAAGAGTATCGCTGGATTCCTTTTCAAAAACGAAGAGGAGTAATCCTCTCCATTCCCCAATGAACTTATTCAAAACTCTTGCGATGGTCGGGCAGAGACGAATCATGTCATCCGTTATCGCAATGGAATGACATATCATCCTAAAATAAGTTAGGAAAAAGAAACTTGATGACGTGTGGCATTTGCAACATATTTCAGAGATGAAAACCGCCGCGGTCCACAGCAGAATTCAGCCAGAAATCAAAGAACAGGCAGAAAGTATTCTCCATCGCCTGGGGTTAAGCCCGACAGAGGCGATCCGTATTTTTTACACGCAGATCACCTTAAAACAAGGGCTTCCGTTCGAAGTCACTATTCCAAACGCCACCACCCGGAAGGCTCTTGAGGATTCCAAAAAGGGAATCAATCTCACATCGTTCGATAGCGTAGAGAAGCTTTTTGCAAGCTGGGATAAGTGAAAACCATTTTTGAGACCAGTCAGTTCAGGAAAGACCTCAAAAAACTAAAAAAGAGAGGCAAAGATATTCAAAAGCTGAAAGAAGTCGTCCGGCAGATTGCGATCGGAGAGATGCTTGATGCAAGACATCGCGACCATGCATTGATTGGCTCACGTGGAGGGTCGAGAGATTGTCATGTTGAGCCAGACTGGTTGCTCATCTACCGGAAGGATCAAGATTCGCTCTATCTTGAAAGGAGCGGCACCCACAGTGACCTGTTCAAAAAGTAATTTCCCAACAAGGCGGTCCGGTGCCGGTGATCTTGGCGTTCGGCAAAAAATATTCCCCTGCAACTTTGCGTGTGGCATGATGAATCTATGCCGACAGTTCTGCGTATCGGATCGTTCCGTTTTCACTTCTACACCGACGAGGGAAGCGAGCCTCCGCACATCCACGTCCGGACGCCTGACGGAGACTGCAAATTCTGGCTGGAGCCTTCCATTTTTCTTGCAAGCAACCGGGGCGTAAGATCGCATGACCTAAGACAGATCGAACGCCTCGTTTTCGAAAATCAACAAGAACTGAAAAAAGCATATTATGAACGCCATCCTCGCTGAACCACCGATTTCTTTGGAGCCGGCAGCTGTGCGTGCTTGGACCGAGGGAAGAACAATATATATTGAACTGCATGACGGGCGCTTTGTCGGGTTTCCCGCCGACCGTTTCAGCCGCCTAGCTGCGGCCACGGAGCAACAATTGAAGCAAGTTGAAGTCGAAGTGAATGGTTTTGCGCTGCGCTGGGAAGAATTGGATGAGGATATCACAGTGCCAGGAATTCTTGCCGGTCGCTTCGAGCTTCCTCCTAAATAAAATGCCAACAAGCTCGTCCAGTTAATCGCTAGCCCGTGTGGAGTTTCGATGAACGCCGATTTGACGTTTCACCGTTCAGGCACAGGGGATGCTGGCAGCAGAGCATCCCGAGCGCCTTCACTCCTATTCTCAGCGATCAACCCTTTCCGCCAGCCAGCGATACCTGACGAGGGACGTAGGTGCCAGCAACTACTTTATGCGACCCTTTCAGATCACAGCTATTCTAATTCCTATTCTGGTCGTTTAGGCCAGCTGCTATATTCACGAAATCCGACATTCGGGTAGAGCCTTTTGCCCCTTTGCATCTGACCTAGCAGCCTAATTGATGTCATCCGCCTCCCGGCGGACGGTGCCACCCCTTCGGGGCTGACTTTGTCAGTCTTCCGTGCTCGTTCCCGCGAGCTTGGTTGCCTAAACCGCTAACAGTCTCTCCGCCTCCCCCTACTTCCCGATACAGAAACTGCTGAAGATTTTTCCCAGAATCTCCTCTGTCCCAGCCTCCCCGACCACTTCTCCTACGGCTCCCAAGGCAGTGCGTAGTTCCACAGCCACGAGTTCCGGAGGATCCCCTGCTCCCAGCAGGTCCATGGCAGCTACCAAAGAGGAACTAGCGCGCATGAGGCAGTCCTGATGGCGGGCATTGATGGCGGCGCCATCCTGAACAGTCTCCCCATGCACGCCTTTCTCTCCTTTCGAATGTCC
The genomic region above belongs to Verrucomicrobiota bacterium and contains:
- a CDS encoding DUF2442 domain-containing protein; this encodes MNAILAEPPISLEPAAVRAWTEGRTIYIELHDGRFVGFPADRFSRLAAATEQQLKQVEVEVNGFALRWEELDEDITVPGILAGRFELPPK
- a CDS encoding type II toxin-antitoxin system RelB/DinJ family antitoxin; translation: MKTAAVHSRIQPEIKEQAESILHRLGLSPTEAIRIFYTQITLKQGLPFEVTIPNATTRKALEDSKKGINLTSFDSVEKLFASWDK
- a CDS encoding DUF4160 domain-containing protein — encoded protein: MPTVLRIGSFRFHFYTDEGSEPPHIHVRTPDGDCKFWLEPSIFLASNRGVRSHDLRQIERLVFENQQELKKAYYERHPR
- a CDS encoding type II toxin-antitoxin system YafQ family toxin, which encodes MKTIFETSQFRKDLKKLKKRGKDIQKLKEVVRQIAIGEMLDARHRDHALIGSRGGSRDCHVEPDWLLIYRKDQDSLYLERSGTHSDLFKK